A single region of the Actinoplanes sp. SE50/110 genome encodes:
- a CDS encoding DEAD/DEAH box helicase yields the protein MTSFIELGVPAVLTGALAELGITTPFPIQAATLPDSLAGRDLLGRGRTGSGKTYAFVLPVVARLAAAPTRPRPGRPRALILAPTRELATQIEATLRPLADAMGLRTLTVFGGVGANPQIAALRKGVDVLVACPGRLDDHIRNGHASLDAVEITVLDEADHMADLGFLPVVRRLLGQTPAGGQRLLFSATLDNGIDVLVKQFMRKPVTHHVDAAAQAPVEMDHHVLHVQPDDRFGVLVDLLAAPGRSVVFTRTKRRAKVLTRQLISAGVPAVELHGNLAQNARNRNLSAFSEGSAPTLVATDIAARGIHVDDVALVIHADPPVEHKAYLHRSGRTARAGARGTVITLMTDDQQADVRDLTRKAGIRPLTRRARPGDALLSELAPGERTFVTPGQHQPGAAVPDVDLDGAAPAGTGRSGRRRGGRRPAATGNASAAGSGTASAARSGTAGAGRGESAGSARGAANGRGRANTAAGSGADRTAAPASGRAAGSGQASGDTGGRRRRGGADAAGGAQRSASGTARAASPAPRNASTSGTPRSSQSRTNRAGTPQPRPASGGGAAAFSARSTGRRGGR from the coding sequence ATGACATCGTTCATCGAGCTAGGCGTCCCCGCCGTTCTGACCGGCGCCCTCGCCGAGCTCGGCATCACCACACCGTTCCCGATCCAGGCGGCCACGCTGCCCGACTCACTCGCCGGGCGCGACCTGCTCGGCCGCGGCCGCACCGGATCGGGCAAGACGTATGCCTTCGTGCTGCCGGTCGTCGCCCGCCTGGCGGCCGCCCCGACACGCCCGAGGCCGGGCCGCCCCCGCGCGCTGATCCTGGCGCCCACCCGGGAGCTGGCCACCCAGATCGAGGCCACCCTGCGCCCGCTGGCCGACGCGATGGGTCTGCGCACCCTGACCGTCTTCGGCGGGGTCGGGGCGAACCCGCAGATCGCCGCCCTGCGCAAGGGTGTCGACGTGCTGGTCGCCTGCCCGGGCCGCCTCGACGACCACATCCGTAACGGGCACGCCTCGCTCGACGCCGTCGAGATCACCGTGCTGGACGAGGCCGACCACATGGCCGACCTGGGCTTCCTGCCGGTCGTTCGGCGGCTGCTCGGCCAGACCCCGGCCGGCGGCCAGCGGCTGCTGTTCTCGGCGACCCTGGACAACGGCATCGACGTGCTGGTCAAGCAGTTCATGCGAAAACCGGTCACGCACCACGTCGACGCGGCCGCGCAGGCCCCGGTCGAGATGGACCACCACGTCCTGCACGTCCAGCCCGACGACCGGTTCGGCGTGCTGGTCGACCTGCTGGCCGCGCCCGGCCGCTCGGTCGTCTTCACCCGGACGAAGCGCCGGGCCAAGGTGCTCACCCGCCAGCTGATCTCGGCCGGCGTCCCGGCCGTCGAGCTGCACGGCAACCTGGCGCAGAACGCCCGCAACCGCAACCTGTCGGCGTTCTCCGAGGGCTCCGCGCCCACCCTGGTCGCCACCGACATCGCCGCCCGTGGCATCCACGTCGACGACGTCGCCCTGGTCATCCACGCCGACCCGCCGGTCGAGCACAAGGCGTACCTGCACCGGTCCGGCCGCACCGCCCGGGCCGGCGCCCGCGGCACGGTCATCACCCTGATGACCGACGACCAGCAGGCCGACGTCCGCGACCTGACCCGCAAGGCCGGCATCCGTCCGCTGACCCGCCGTGCCCGCCCCGGCGACGCACTGCTGTCCGAGCTGGCCCCGGGAGAACGCACCTTCGTCACCCCGGGCCAGCACCAGCCCGGCGCCGCCGTCCCGGACGTGGATCTCGACGGTGCGGCACCGGCCGGCACCGGCCGTTCCGGCCGCCGCCGCGGGGGTCGCCGACCCGCCGCCACCGGTAACGCTTCCGCCGCCGGGTCGGGCACCGCATCCGCCGCCCGGTCCGGCACGGCCGGCGCGGGCCGCGGCGAATCCGCCGGTTCGGCCCGCGGGGCTGCCAACGGACGTGGCCGCGCGAACACCGCCGCGGGTTCCGGTGCCGACCGCACCGCTGCTCCGGCGTCCGGACGTGCGGCCGGAAGCGGTCAGGCATCCGGTGACACGGGCGGCCGGCGCCGGCGCGGCGGCGCGGACGCGGCCGGTGGCGCGCAGCGCTCCGCATCAGGGACCGCGCGGGCGGCTTCGCCGGCCCCCCGCAACGCCTCCACCTCCGGCACACCGCGGTCCAGCCAGTCCAGGACCAACCGCGCCGGTACGCCGCAGCCCCGCCCCGCCTCGGGCGGCGGCGCCGCGGCCTTCTCGGCCCGCAGCACAGGCCGCCGCGGCGGCCGCTGA
- a CDS encoding App1 family protein — MVAATPAETSAAVARMHRAALVEDAVHEIIERGLRNRGWKPYITAYTGYGAPGWARVMARVLLSRPRLVRRKREKVRGWRSFTTTPVSGATVRIEVGGSVTETRTDRSGYIDCRVKGDLAPGWASVRIHCEGGAPVDAPIRVIDPAVKFGLVSDIDDTVMVTALPRPLLAAWNTFVLDEHARMAVPGMAVLYERLINANPGAPVIYLSTGAWNVAPTLTRFLSRHLYPAGPILLTDWGPTADRWFRSGQEHKRTTLRRLADEFPGVRWLLVGDDGQHDQEIYSEFAREHPDNVAAVAIRRLSPTQAVLAGAVPGPTETPEAVPSGGKTWFAAPDGAGLWSLLRDTDLTK; from the coding sequence ATGGTGGCGGCGACACCGGCGGAGACGTCCGCGGCCGTGGCGCGGATGCACCGGGCGGCCCTGGTCGAGGACGCCGTGCACGAGATCATCGAGCGCGGCCTGCGCAACCGTGGGTGGAAGCCGTACATCACGGCCTACACCGGTTACGGCGCGCCCGGCTGGGCCCGGGTGATGGCCCGGGTGCTGCTCTCCCGGCCCCGCCTGGTCCGGCGGAAACGGGAGAAGGTGCGCGGCTGGCGCAGCTTCACCACCACCCCGGTCAGCGGCGCCACGGTGCGCATCGAGGTGGGCGGCAGCGTCACCGAGACCCGCACCGACCGCAGCGGCTACATCGACTGCCGGGTCAAGGGCGACCTCGCGCCCGGCTGGGCCAGCGTCCGCATCCACTGCGAGGGCGGGGCCCCGGTCGACGCGCCGATCCGGGTGATCGACCCGGCCGTGAAGTTCGGCCTGGTCTCCGACATCGACGACACGGTGATGGTCACCGCCCTGCCCCGGCCGCTGCTCGCCGCATGGAACACGTTCGTCCTCGACGAGCACGCGCGGATGGCGGTGCCCGGCATGGCGGTGCTCTACGAGCGGCTGATCAACGCCAACCCGGGCGCCCCGGTGATCTACCTCTCCACCGGGGCGTGGAACGTCGCGCCCACGCTGACCCGGTTCCTGAGCCGGCACCTCTACCCCGCGGGTCCGATTCTGCTCACCGACTGGGGGCCCACGGCCGACCGCTGGTTCCGCAGCGGTCAGGAGCACAAGCGCACCACGCTGCGCCGCCTCGCCGACGAGTTCCCCGGCGTCAGATGGCTGCTGGTCGGCGACGACGGTCAGCACGACCAGGAGATCTACTCCGAGTTCGCCCGCGAGCACCCGGACAACGTGGCGGCCGTCGCCATCCGGCGGCTGTCACCGACCCAGGCGGTGCTGGCCGGCGCGGTGCCCGGGCCGACCGAGACCCCGGAGGCGGTGCCGTCCGGGGGCAAGACGTGGTTCGCCGCCCCGGACGGCGCCGGCCTCTGGTCCCTGCTCCGCGACACGGACCTGACCAAGTGA
- a CDS encoding NAD-dependent protein deacetylase, whose amino-acid sequence MGVMDLGLVEQVARLDGWLGDGGVVVLSGAGLSTDSGIPDYRGPSGSARRNTPMTYQTFTGDPLARRRYWARSHLGWHTIGLARPNDGHRAVARWQERGLLHGVITQNVDGLHQAAGARDVVELHGNLARITCLACGALTPRTELAARLSAANPNFAVVASAVNADGDAELDDAALDGFTPVDCLACGGLLKPDVVYFGETVPPERVSRAFELVAGARTLLVLGSSLTVMSGRRFVLRAVKQGVRVAIVNRGVTRGEPYADLVIDAPLGVVLPNLAAETETYRLLPR is encoded by the coding sequence ATGGGTGTCATGGACCTCGGTTTGGTGGAGCAGGTGGCCCGGCTCGACGGCTGGCTCGGCGACGGTGGCGTGGTGGTGCTGAGCGGGGCGGGCCTGTCCACCGACTCCGGCATCCCGGATTACCGGGGCCCGTCCGGCTCGGCCCGGCGCAACACCCCGATGACCTATCAGACGTTCACCGGCGATCCGCTGGCCCGCCGGCGGTACTGGGCGCGCAGTCATCTGGGCTGGCACACGATCGGTCTGGCTCGGCCGAACGACGGTCATCGGGCGGTGGCCCGCTGGCAGGAGCGCGGCCTGCTGCACGGGGTGATCACGCAGAACGTGGACGGCCTGCATCAGGCGGCCGGCGCCCGGGACGTGGTGGAGTTGCACGGCAATCTGGCCCGGATCACCTGCCTGGCCTGCGGCGCGCTGACCCCGCGGACCGAGCTGGCGGCCCGGTTGTCGGCGGCGAACCCGAATTTCGCCGTGGTCGCCTCGGCGGTGAACGCGGACGGCGACGCCGAGCTGGACGACGCCGCGCTGGACGGGTTCACCCCGGTCGACTGCCTGGCGTGTGGTGGCCTGCTGAAGCCGGACGTGGTCTATTTCGGCGAGACGGTGCCGCCGGAACGGGTGTCCCGGGCGTTCGAGCTGGTCGCCGGCGCCCGCACGCTGCTGGTGCTGGGTTCTTCGCTGACCGTGATGTCGGGGCGCCGGTTCGTGCTGCGCGCGGTGAAGCAGGGGGTGCGGGTGGCGATCGTGAACCGGGGGGTGACCCGCGGCGAGCCGTACGCGGATCTGGTGATCGACGCGCCGCTCGGCGTGGTGCTGCCGAACCTGGCCGCGGAGACCGAAACGTACCGATTGTTGCCTCGCTGA
- a CDS encoding LacI family DNA-binding transcriptional regulator, translating into MPITIADVAARAKVSKTTVSRVLNGKGELDESTAARVRAVIEELGYVPSARAVNLARGRTRVIGMLVPSLTWPWMGEVLQGAVDVLESEEYGLLLFTFNRGDESMRQFAAQVAAKSFDGLLAIEPEGTLSYLATLHSRGLPMVLIDDRDQISGGQIPTVGTTNHSGAADAARHLLEIGRHKPLLITGPSRFGCTVQRTDGFATVYAEAGHPIPEHCVVTGDFTVACGADAVKRAFDAGLDFDAVFCHNDLSAFGAVQAIQDAGRRVPEDVAVVGFDDIPMAAHHQPPLSTVHQPMREMGEAAARTLLAHFEGTALPNRPTVIPATFVARSSTRAKP; encoded by the coding sequence GTGCCGATCACCATCGCCGACGTGGCGGCCCGGGCGAAGGTCAGCAAGACGACCGTGTCCCGGGTTCTCAACGGCAAGGGTGAGCTGGACGAGTCGACCGCCGCGCGGGTCCGTGCGGTGATCGAGGAGCTCGGCTACGTCCCCAGCGCCCGCGCGGTCAACCTGGCTCGCGGACGCACCCGGGTGATCGGCATGCTGGTGCCCTCGCTGACCTGGCCCTGGATGGGTGAGGTGCTGCAGGGCGCGGTCGACGTGCTGGAGTCCGAGGAGTACGGCCTGCTGCTGTTCACCTTCAACCGCGGCGACGAGTCGATGCGGCAGTTCGCCGCCCAGGTCGCCGCCAAGTCGTTCGACGGCCTGCTGGCGATCGAGCCGGAGGGCACCCTGAGCTATCTCGCCACCCTGCACAGCCGCGGCCTGCCGATGGTGCTGATCGACGACCGTGACCAGATCTCCGGCGGCCAGATCCCGACCGTCGGCACCACCAACCACAGCGGGGCGGCCGACGCGGCCCGGCACCTGCTGGAGATCGGGCGCCACAAGCCGCTGCTGATCACCGGCCCGTCCCGGTTCGGGTGCACCGTGCAGCGCACCGACGGCTTCGCCACGGTCTACGCCGAGGCCGGCCACCCGATTCCGGAACACTGCGTGGTCACCGGCGACTTCACGGTGGCCTGCGGCGCCGACGCGGTCAAGCGGGCGTTCGACGCCGGACTCGACTTCGACGCCGTCTTCTGCCACAACGACCTGTCCGCCTTCGGCGCCGTGCAGGCCATCCAGGACGCCGGCCGGCGGGTGCCGGAGGACGTCGCGGTGGTCGGCTTCGACGACATCCCGATGGCGGCCCACCATCAGCCTCCACTGTCGACCGTGCATCAGCCGATGCGCGAGATGGGCGAGGCGGCGGCCCGCACGCTGCTCGCCCACTTCGAGGGCACCGCGCTGCCGAACCGGCCGACGGTGATCCCGGCGACGTTCGTGGCCCGGTCCTCGACAAGAGCCAAGCCCTAG
- a CDS encoding ABC transporter substrate-binding protein, with translation MQRRKLFAVALAGVLATGGVAACGDSPNNNKNASNSKGADFLSIGMPNGTVTESNNPFLGTSAAASLGYRWTIYEPLGMWNNVKPAEPAKPWLASDIKWAPDYKQLDVTIRDNATWSDGQKLTAEDVAYTFNLIKSNEALNIFALPLDQITPNGNKVTIAFKTSQFTTWHKIISQIPIVPKHVWEKIADPAKDPIKEPVGSGPYTLKTFSQQGIVLERRESGYWQSPPAVKELRYTSYTDNNAQTTALATGQSEWSFVFIPNYQQTFVAKDPQHFKVWAPGVLGIHGLYINTTRAPFDDPKLRQAMNMVINRADIFNQAEAGYFHPELKSITGLPSGAGDAFITDAYKGQDLKVDVEGAKTLLAGAGYKLDGTTLKDKSGKPVTIKLSDPAPWSDYQTTLEIIKGNLAEIGIAATVEKPNQNVWDQNVQKGDFGGVMRWTNGGSTPFDIYQTVMDGDLLKPIGELAQQGNFGRFKSPEATAALKAYANATSDADRTTALATLQKIFVEQAPMLPIGSDNVGGAISTKNWVGWPSEADQYAPLQPTQSGALDVIMHLKPANS, from the coding sequence ATGCAGAGAAGGAAGCTGTTCGCGGTCGCCCTGGCGGGCGTGCTCGCCACCGGCGGCGTGGCCGCCTGTGGTGACTCGCCGAACAACAACAAGAACGCCAGCAACAGCAAGGGCGCCGACTTCCTGTCGATCGGCATGCCGAACGGCACCGTGACCGAGAGCAACAACCCGTTCCTCGGCACCTCGGCCGCCGCCTCGCTGGGCTACCGCTGGACCATCTACGAGCCCCTCGGCATGTGGAACAACGTCAAGCCGGCCGAGCCCGCCAAGCCGTGGCTGGCCAGCGACATCAAGTGGGCGCCGGACTACAAGCAGCTGGATGTCACCATCCGGGACAACGCCACCTGGTCGGACGGGCAGAAGCTGACCGCCGAGGACGTGGCGTACACGTTCAATCTGATCAAGTCGAACGAGGCGCTGAACATCTTCGCGCTGCCGCTGGACCAGATCACCCCGAACGGCAACAAGGTCACGATCGCCTTCAAGACCTCGCAGTTCACCACCTGGCACAAGATCATCAGTCAGATCCCGATCGTCCCGAAGCACGTCTGGGAGAAGATCGCGGACCCGGCCAAGGACCCGATCAAGGAACCGGTCGGCTCCGGTCCGTACACCCTCAAGACGTTCAGCCAGCAGGGCATCGTTCTTGAGCGTCGGGAGAGCGGTTACTGGCAGAGCCCGCCGGCCGTCAAGGAGCTGCGCTACACGTCCTACACCGACAACAACGCGCAGACCACCGCGCTGGCCACCGGCCAGTCCGAGTGGAGCTTCGTGTTCATCCCGAACTACCAGCAGACCTTCGTCGCCAAGGACCCGCAGCACTTCAAGGTGTGGGCGCCGGGCGTGCTGGGCATCCACGGCCTCTACATCAACACCACCAGGGCGCCGTTCGACGACCCGAAGCTGCGCCAGGCGATGAACATGGTGATCAACCGGGCCGACATCTTCAACCAGGCCGAGGCCGGCTACTTCCACCCGGAGCTGAAGAGCATCACGGGCCTGCCGTCCGGCGCCGGTGACGCTTTCATCACCGACGCGTACAAGGGCCAGGACCTGAAGGTCGACGTCGAAGGCGCCAAGACGCTGCTCGCCGGGGCCGGCTACAAGCTGGACGGCACCACGCTGAAGGACAAGAGCGGCAAGCCGGTCACCATCAAGCTCAGCGACCCGGCGCCGTGGTCGGACTACCAGACCACGCTGGAGATCATCAAGGGCAACCTGGCCGAGATCGGCATCGCCGCCACGGTCGAGAAGCCGAACCAGAACGTCTGGGACCAGAACGTGCAGAAGGGTGACTTCGGCGGCGTCATGCGCTGGACCAACGGTGGCTCGACGCCGTTCGACATCTACCAGACGGTGATGGACGGCGACCTGCTCAAGCCGATCGGCGAGCTGGCCCAGCAGGGCAACTTCGGCCGGTTCAAGAGCCCGGAGGCGACCGCCGCGCTCAAGGCGTACGCCAACGCGACCAGTGACGCGGACCGCACCACCGCGCTCGCGACGCTCCAGAAGATCTTCGTGGAGCAGGCCCCGATGCTGCCGATCGGCTCGGACAACGTCGGCGGCGCGATCAGCACCAAGAACTGGGTCGGCTGGCCCTCGGAGGCGGACCAGTACGCCCCGCTGCAGCCCACCCAGTCCGGCGCGCTCGACGTGATCATGCACCTCAAGCCCGCCAACTCCTGA
- a CDS encoding ABC transporter ATP-binding protein, producing the protein MTSIPDAKAPAGEVVLEAISLTKHFPVRRKLRDLFSNRKDAVHAVDDVNLTLRRGKVVALVGESGSGKSTIARLLAQLYPRTGGDIRLHGETTKVRGGSAFRRYCSRVQMIFQDPFASLNPTHTIRYHLTRSLKIHGNAGRTATDLDQALHDLLERVQLTPPERYLDKFPHELSGGQRQRVAIARALGAQPEALLADEPVSMLDVSIRLGVLNLLRDLRDRLNLAILYITHDIASARYFADETMVMYAGRMVEGGDSETVTQSPAHPYTKLLIHSAPDPDRLTGISEAEGEDAGNGEPPSLIHPPTGCRFHPRCPAAMPRCRTDLPVPLEIGDAPGHWAACWLYDRDEVSK; encoded by the coding sequence ATGACGTCGATCCCCGACGCGAAAGCGCCGGCCGGCGAGGTGGTGCTTGAGGCGATCAGCCTGACCAAGCACTTCCCCGTCCGCCGGAAGCTGCGCGACCTGTTCTCGAACCGCAAGGACGCGGTGCACGCCGTCGATGACGTGAACCTCACGCTGCGCCGGGGGAAGGTGGTGGCCCTGGTCGGCGAGTCCGGCTCGGGCAAGTCCACCATCGCCCGGCTGCTCGCCCAGCTCTACCCGCGCACCGGTGGCGACATCCGGCTACACGGCGAGACGACGAAGGTCAGGGGCGGGTCGGCGTTCCGCCGGTACTGCTCCCGGGTCCAGATGATCTTCCAGGACCCGTTCGCGTCGCTGAACCCGACGCACACCATCCGGTACCACCTGACCCGGTCGCTGAAGATCCACGGCAACGCCGGCCGGACCGCGACGGATCTGGACCAGGCGCTGCACGACCTGCTGGAGCGGGTGCAGCTGACCCCGCCGGAACGGTATCTGGACAAGTTCCCGCACGAGCTCTCCGGCGGTCAGCGGCAGCGCGTGGCGATCGCCCGGGCGCTGGGCGCGCAGCCCGAGGCGCTGCTCGCCGACGAGCCGGTGTCCATGTTGGACGTGTCGATCCGGCTCGGTGTCCTCAACCTGCTGCGCGACCTGCGTGACCGGCTCAACCTGGCGATCCTGTACATCACCCACGACATCGCCTCGGCCCGCTACTTCGCCGACGAGACGATGGTGATGTACGCCGGGCGGATGGTCGAGGGTGGTGACAGCGAGACCGTCACCCAGTCGCCGGCACACCCGTACACCAAATTGCTGATCCACTCCGCGCCGGACCCGGACCGGCTGACCGGCATCTCCGAAGCCGAAGGCGAGGATGCCGGCAACGGTGAGCCGCCGAGCCTGATCCACCCGCCGACCGGCTGCCGGTTCCACCCGCGCTGCCCGGCCGCGATGCCGCGGTGCCGCACCGACCTGCCGGTGCCCCTGGAGATCGGCGACGCGCCCGGCCACTGGGCGGCCTGCTGGCTGTACGACCGCGACGAGGTGTCGAAGTGA